A window of the Streptomyces sp. NBC_01351 genome harbors these coding sequences:
- a CDS encoding response regulator transcription factor, which translates to MTEPARPIRVLLADDETMIRHGVRLILRHAEDIDVVAEAANGREAVDLAAAHHPDVALVDIRMPVCDGLNAIAPLLALDPAPRVVMLTTFGDEDNVVRALREGAAGFLLKDDGPQELISAVRAAAAGDAVLSPGVTGALITRMLRGGDPDAADAALTDERIARLTTREREVLTMLGAGLSNQDIAEGLGIGVGTVKTHVRGVLEKTGSASRVQAALLAHRTGLAR; encoded by the coding sequence GTGACCGAGCCCGCCCGCCCGATCCGTGTCCTGCTCGCCGACGACGAGACGATGATCCGCCACGGTGTCCGCCTGATCCTCCGGCACGCCGAGGACATCGACGTCGTCGCCGAGGCCGCCAACGGACGGGAGGCCGTCGACCTGGCCGCCGCCCACCACCCCGATGTGGCGCTCGTCGACATCCGGATGCCGGTGTGCGACGGCCTGAACGCCATCGCCCCGCTGCTCGCCCTCGATCCGGCGCCGCGCGTGGTGATGCTGACGACCTTCGGCGACGAGGACAACGTCGTCCGCGCGCTGCGGGAGGGCGCCGCCGGCTTCCTCCTGAAGGACGACGGCCCGCAGGAGCTGATCAGCGCCGTACGGGCGGCAGCCGCGGGCGACGCCGTGCTCTCACCCGGCGTCACCGGGGCGCTGATCACCCGGATGCTGCGGGGCGGTGACCCCGACGCCGCCGACGCCGCCCTCACGGACGAACGGATCGCCCGGCTCACCACCCGCGAGCGGGAGGTCCTCACGATGCTCGGCGCGGGACTGTCGAACCAGGACATCGCCGAGGGGCTCGGCATCGGGGTCGGCACGGTGAAGACGCACGTGCGGGGCGTTCTGGAGAAGACCGGTTCGGCGAGCCGGGTGCAGGCGGCGCTCCTCGCCCACCGCACGGGCCTCGCGCGCTGA
- a CDS encoding SRPBCC family protein, producing MPIQRKHTMYHSTILDADPDTVWTTVRDAMQILDIVSPGDLDIHRDVSWVEGGSVDTVPARYDFKLTLNGRLVQQEIAARDEINKTQSYRAVAPTSGVAKYEATIRVFPITNDPTRSFFDWSRTLDIADDADLEIVERIIDVMEKQTDAVRDHFATTAK from the coding sequence GTGCCGATCCAGCGCAAGCACACCATGTACCACTCCACCATCCTCGATGCCGACCCGGACACGGTGTGGACGACCGTCCGCGACGCCATGCAGATCCTGGACATCGTGTCCCCGGGTGACCTCGACATCCACCGGGACGTCAGCTGGGTGGAGGGCGGCTCGGTCGACACCGTCCCGGCCCGTTACGACTTCAAGCTCACGCTCAACGGCCGCCTCGTCCAGCAGGAGATCGCCGCCCGCGACGAGATCAACAAGACCCAGTCCTACCGGGCCGTCGCCCCCACCAGCGGGGTCGCCAAGTACGAGGCCACCATCCGCGTGTTCCCCATCACCAACGACCCGACCCGCAGCTTCTTCGACTGGTCGCGGACCCTGGACATCGCCGACGACGCCGACCTGGAGATCGTCGAGCGCATCATCGACGTCATGGAGAAGCAGACCGACGCCGTACGGGACCACTTCGCGACGACCGCGAAGTGA
- a CDS encoding NAD(P)/FAD-dependent oxidoreductase → MSALPDRADAVVIGGGVIGTSAAYHLAEAGVNTVLLERGSLGGGSSAHTAGMVRTYFPGAPRTGEMAVRSLNAYHDFARHTGVSLGLKRLGFMVLFTDEQQIAEFEAGRPAQQAAGVDVGLISAREAAELNPLISEGAVLAAAWSPEAYHVDGLDIVRGYAAAARNHGARLFTHTPVTRIDDDNTVHTPQGSIKADGIVCTAGSWSGEVASMASVDLPMTPHTMEMLFTDVPPSPHGELPMTMHAASGLRIRSWKDRILLAMGAPKAGETREAWLGRISGHLGTLFPALDGIGLHRAWTGDFDASPTNTAFIGEDPTRRFLYAAGFTGAGLCQAPAAGEQLRDLLIVK, encoded by the coding sequence TTGAGCGCCCTGCCTGACCGCGCCGACGCCGTCGTCATCGGCGGGGGAGTGATCGGAACCTCCGCCGCCTACCACCTCGCCGAAGCCGGCGTGAACACCGTTCTGCTGGAACGCGGAAGCCTCGGCGGCGGGTCGTCCGCGCACACGGCGGGCATGGTCCGCACCTACTTCCCCGGCGCGCCCCGCACCGGGGAGATGGCCGTGCGCAGCCTGAACGCCTATCACGACTTCGCCCGCCACACCGGGGTCTCCCTCGGCCTGAAGCGGCTCGGGTTCATGGTGCTGTTCACCGACGAGCAGCAGATCGCCGAATTCGAGGCGGGCCGGCCGGCCCAGCAGGCCGCAGGCGTCGACGTCGGCCTGATCAGTGCCCGCGAAGCGGCCGAGCTCAACCCGCTGATCAGCGAGGGCGCCGTGCTGGCCGCCGCCTGGTCTCCCGAGGCGTACCACGTGGACGGCCTCGACATCGTCCGCGGGTACGCCGCCGCCGCCCGCAACCACGGCGCCCGCCTGTTCACCCACACGCCCGTCACGCGCATCGACGACGACAACACCGTCCACACCCCGCAGGGCAGCATCAAGGCGGACGGCATCGTGTGCACGGCCGGGTCCTGGTCCGGCGAGGTGGCGTCCATGGCATCGGTCGACCTGCCGATGACGCCCCACACGATGGAGATGCTGTTCACCGACGTCCCGCCCTCGCCGCACGGCGAGTTGCCCATGACGATGCACGCCGCATCCGGCCTGCGGATCCGCTCATGGAAGGACCGCATCCTCCTCGCCATGGGTGCGCCCAAGGCCGGCGAAACGCGCGAAGCCTGGCTCGGCCGGATCTCCGGCCATCTCGGCACCCTGTTCCCCGCCTTGGACGGCATCGGCCTGCACCGGGCGTGGACCGGCGACTTCGACGCCAGCCCCACCAACACCGCCTTCATCGGCGAAGACCCCACCCGCCGCTTCCTGTACGCGGCCGGATTCACCGGCGCGGGCCTGTGCCAGGCACCCGCGGCCGGGGAGCAGCTCCGCGACCTGCTGATCGTCAAGTAG
- a CDS encoding ABC transporter permease, whose translation MLRTALRNVLAHKARLAMTVLAVCLGVAFVSGTLVFADSSAAAHRAAASKSFADLAVTVTPRHSPAESDAEQRTSVLDDALVRKLAEVPGVASVRPSVDGSATLAASDGTPLRSGKAWANLAAAYVPGKDGGDSRHPLVEGRAPAAEDEVAVDSGTAAAGRFRIGDTITLATDGAAMRKRLVGTVRTEDTRVTAGGTLTLFDKATAQKLFAAPGHYTAIDLAAAPGTTQAELAGRVTAMLPAERAEATTAAALTAQQAVYVDTLTRGYTKLPLVFAGVSLFIGSFLIVNTFTMLVTRRTREIALLRAIGASRRQVAGSVLAEAALIGLFSSAAGFLLGLGIASALPRLLSTAQDTLPGGPLVVGPLPVVAALAVGVGVTVLAAWLPSRRAAKVAPVEAMRGAEQPPSAARSRIRGAVGLVLLVLGSGLLVSLTGAEDASVENLQSAMLACGVLVVALIVLAPLLAGPVIGLTGRLTSRFGVVGHLARENALRDPRRTAATAATLMISTALVAGLAVIGSSTGRALDRQAADGLGADYVISTATPTTGIDPAAVRRIGDTAGVRTAAAVADSTLIVGGHVRQISGVDPDTLGTVMKLDFVSGSAKDLGPGRIAVSATVAREHGLSTGAQIDASMGRVQEPKPYTVVGVYRDNPVAHDALGARAEVQEHGYLSGSVQRVLVRTDAGAASERAGLALRTAVGDNPLVRVQDRAGLVHEAAGSLGDLLTLMYGLLAIGVVISALGIVNTLAMSVSERTREIGVLRAIGMDRAGIRRMIRLESLTVAAFGTLLGLAGGVFAAWAVGSLAAGAMEQYELVVPWGTLLLVCASSLAVGAAAAVVPARSASAMGPLQAVAKA comes from the coding sequence ATGCTGCGAACAGCCCTGCGCAACGTCCTCGCGCACAAGGCCCGGCTGGCCATGACCGTTCTGGCCGTCTGCCTCGGTGTCGCGTTCGTCTCCGGCACCCTCGTCTTCGCGGACTCCTCCGCCGCCGCCCACCGCGCCGCCGCCTCGAAGAGCTTCGCGGACCTCGCGGTCACCGTGACCCCCCGCCACTCGCCGGCCGAGTCCGACGCCGAGCAGCGTACGAGCGTGCTCGACGACGCCCTCGTACGGAAGTTGGCCGAGGTGCCCGGAGTCGCCTCCGTCCGGCCCTCGGTCGACGGCTCCGCCACCCTGGCCGCCTCCGACGGGACCCCGCTGCGCTCCGGGAAGGCCTGGGCGAACCTGGCCGCCGCCTACGTGCCGGGCAAGGACGGCGGGGACAGCCGCCATCCGCTGGTCGAGGGCCGCGCGCCGGCCGCCGAGGACGAGGTCGCGGTGGACAGCGGCACCGCCGCCGCGGGGAGGTTCCGGATCGGCGACACGATCACCCTGGCCACCGACGGCGCGGCCATGAGGAAGCGGCTCGTCGGCACCGTCCGCACCGAGGACACCCGGGTGACCGCCGGCGGCACCCTCACCTTGTTCGACAAGGCCACCGCCCAGAAGCTGTTCGCGGCCCCGGGGCACTACACCGCCATCGATCTGGCCGCGGCGCCCGGCACCACCCAGGCCGAACTCGCCGGCCGGGTCACCGCGATGCTCCCCGCCGAGCGCGCCGAGGCCACCACCGCCGCCGCCCTAACCGCCCAACAGGCCGTCTACGTCGACACGTTGACCCGCGGCTACACCAAACTGCCGCTGGTCTTCGCCGGGGTCTCCCTCTTCATCGGCTCCTTCCTCATCGTCAACACCTTCACCATGCTCGTGACCCGGCGCACCCGCGAGATCGCGCTGCTGCGCGCGATCGGCGCCTCGCGCCGCCAGGTGGCCGGCTCCGTGCTGGCCGAAGCGGCCCTGATCGGCCTCTTCTCCTCGGCGGCCGGATTCCTGCTCGGCCTCGGCATCGCCTCCGCGCTGCCCCGGCTCCTGAGCACCGCGCAGGACACCCTGCCCGGCGGGCCGTTGGTGGTCGGCCCGCTCCCCGTCGTGGCCGCGCTCGCCGTCGGCGTCGGCGTCACCGTGCTCGCGGCGTGGCTGCCGTCCCGCCGGGCCGCGAAGGTCGCGCCCGTCGAGGCGATGCGCGGCGCCGAACAACCACCCTCCGCCGCCCGGTCCCGGATCCGCGGCGCGGTGGGGCTGGTGCTGCTCGTCCTGGGCTCCGGGCTGCTGGTGTCGCTCACCGGGGCCGAGGACGCCTCCGTGGAGAACCTGCAGAGCGCGATGCTCGCCTGCGGTGTCCTCGTCGTCGCCCTGATCGTGCTGGCGCCGCTGCTCGCCGGCCCGGTGATCGGCCTGACCGGCCGGCTGACCTCCCGTTTCGGCGTCGTCGGCCACCTCGCACGGGAGAACGCGCTCCGCGACCCGCGGCGTACCGCGGCCACCGCCGCCACCCTGATGATCAGCACGGCGCTGGTCGCCGGGCTCGCGGTGATCGGGAGCTCCACCGGTCGGGCCCTGGACCGCCAGGCCGCCGACGGCCTCGGCGCCGACTACGTGATCAGCACCGCCACCCCGACCACCGGCATCGACCCGGCCGCCGTGCGCCGGATCGGTGACACCGCCGGCGTGCGGACCGCCGCGGCCGTCGCGGACTCCACCCTGATCGTCGGCGGCCATGTCCGGCAGATCTCCGGGGTCGACCCGGACACCCTGGGCACGGTCATGAAGCTCGACTTCGTCAGTGGCTCCGCCAAGGACCTCGGGCCGGGCCGGATCGCCGTCTCCGCCACCGTCGCCCGCGAGCACGGTCTGAGCACGGGCGCGCAGATCGACGCGAGCATGGGCCGCGTGCAGGAACCGAAGCCGTACACCGTCGTCGGCGTCTACCGGGACAACCCGGTGGCCCACGACGCCCTCGGGGCCCGCGCCGAGGTGCAGGAGCACGGCTACCTGTCCGGCTCCGTCCAGCGGGTCCTCGTACGCACCGACGCCGGCGCCGCCTCCGAGCGGGCCGGGCTCGCGCTGCGCACGGCGGTGGGCGACAACCCGCTCGTCAGGGTCCAGGACCGGGCGGGCCTCGTCCACGAGGCGGCCGGCAGCCTGGGCGACCTGCTGACCCTGATGTACGGGCTGCTCGCCATCGGCGTCGTGATCAGCGCGCTGGGCATCGTGAACACCCTGGCCATGTCCGTGTCCGAGCGCACCCGGGAGATCGGGGTGCTCCGCGCCATCGGCATGGACCGCGCCGGGATCCGGCGGATGATCCGCCTGGAGTCCCTGACCGTGGCCGCCTTCGGCACCCTGCTGGGGCTGGCCGGCGGGGTCTTCGCCGCCTGGGCGGTCGGATCGCTGGCGGCGGGCGCGATGGAGCAGTACGAGCTCGTCGTCCCCTGGGGGACCCTGCTGCTCGTCTGCGCGTCCTCGCTCGCGGTGGGCGCGGCGGCGGCCGTCGTCCCGGCCCGCTCGGCGTCCGCGATGGGCCCGCTCCAGGCCGTCGCGAAGGCGTAG
- a CDS encoding UDP-N-acetylmuramoyl-L-alanyl-D-glutamate--2,6-diaminopimelate ligase, which translates to MKLSALLAGQEHHVLRGDPDTTLITAGTTFDADRVTPGSLFIAVPGHREGGPGSVPPALARGAAAVLVDGSEPDLPAAVWPPGTCAVRVPDTRTAAAVVTSRYFGEPGRQMDMVAITGTNGKTSVSYMVESVLRIAEGSRVGVIGTAGSRIGDEPIPMPPSVLTTPESPDLQYLLGYMRDRGAAGVVLEATSMALLTHRVDRTFIDVGVFTNLTQDHLDDHGTMADYRDAKLRLFQGLCRRAVVNADDPVGASIVAMMPGAVTTYALDRPADYRATDLVVSASGTRFTLRHDGRAYPASIPVPGRFSVANALATVAACHVLGHELGPLVDALDRMPPVPGRLERFRTPLGTSVIVDYAHSPDSLDKVLTTIRDFARGRVITVFGCGGDRDTTKRAEMGRIAGTHSDLCVLTSDNPRNEDPEAILDQVSPGLTATGTPFRRYADRRQAIAFALSEAGPDDTVLIAGKGSEPHQIVGEELLPFSDMATVRELAQTVADPGLRPCQSG; encoded by the coding sequence GTGAAGCTGAGCGCATTGCTGGCCGGGCAGGAGCACCACGTCCTCCGGGGCGATCCGGACACGACGCTGATCACCGCGGGAACGACCTTCGACGCCGACCGGGTGACGCCGGGCTCGCTCTTCATCGCCGTACCCGGACACCGGGAAGGCGGCCCCGGCTCCGTCCCGCCCGCCCTGGCCCGGGGCGCCGCCGCCGTACTCGTCGACGGCAGCGAACCCGACCTGCCGGCCGCGGTATGGCCGCCGGGCACCTGCGCCGTCCGGGTACCCGACACGCGGACGGCCGCCGCGGTGGTGACCTCCCGCTACTTCGGCGAGCCCGGGCGGCAGATGGACATGGTGGCGATCACCGGCACCAACGGGAAGACCTCCGTCTCGTACATGGTCGAGTCCGTCCTGCGGATCGCCGAGGGCTCCCGGGTGGGGGTGATCGGAACCGCCGGAAGCAGGATCGGCGACGAGCCGATCCCCATGCCGCCATCGGTGCTGACCACGCCGGAATCCCCCGACCTGCAGTACCTGCTGGGGTACATGCGCGACCGCGGGGCCGCCGGCGTGGTGCTGGAGGCCACCTCGATGGCGCTGCTGACGCACCGCGTGGACCGTACGTTCATCGACGTCGGGGTCTTCACCAACCTCACGCAGGACCATCTCGACGACCACGGGACGATGGCGGACTACCGGGACGCCAAGCTGCGGCTCTTCCAGGGCCTGTGCCGGCGCGCGGTGGTCAACGCCGACGACCCGGTGGGCGCGTCCATCGTGGCGATGATGCCGGGCGCCGTGACCACGTACGCCCTGGACCGCCCGGCCGACTACCGGGCCACCGACCTCGTCGTGAGTGCCTCGGGCACGCGGTTCACCCTCCGGCACGACGGACGCGCCTACCCGGCCTCGATCCCCGTCCCCGGCCGCTTCTCGGTGGCCAACGCGCTGGCCACCGTGGCCGCCTGTCACGTGCTGGGGCACGAGCTGGGCCCGCTGGTCGACGCGCTCGACCGGATGCCGCCGGTCCCGGGCCGGCTGGAACGCTTCCGGACTCCGCTGGGCACGTCGGTGATCGTGGACTACGCCCACTCGCCGGACTCGCTGGACAAGGTCCTGACCACCATCCGGGACTTCGCCCGCGGCCGGGTGATCACGGTCTTCGGCTGCGGAGGGGACCGCGACACCACCAAACGGGCCGAGATGGGCCGGATCGCCGGGACCCACTCCGACCTCTGCGTCCTGACCTCGGACAACCCCCGCAACGAGGACCCCGAGGCCATCCTGGACCAGGTCTCCCCGGGCCTCACGGCGACCGGCACCCCCTTCCGGCGCTACGCCGACCGGCGTCAGGCGATCGCCTTCGCCCTGTCCGAGGCGGGTCCCGACGACACGGTCCTGATCGCGGGGAAGGGCAGCGAGCCGCACCAGATCGTCGGCGAGGAGCTGCTCCCCTTCAGCGATATGGCCACGGTGCGCGAACTGGCCCAGACGGTCGCCGACCCGGGCCTTCGTCCTTGCCAAAGTGGTTGA
- a CDS encoding carbamoyltransferase family protein: protein MSEFFSERFGATGINKHYLLGHDAAAAVLVDGRLVAAVEEERLNREKKTTDFPANAIDWCLKEAGITFDDVDLFAFPWNWSAQVLDEIRDGISSSPIPEDAKTRLIADMADLFDQVVSHEAILADFEARTGHRPDPAKVRFVPHHLAHATTGYYLAGMKDAAFLVSDGRAERFSTLTGEIREGRITVFDDTVTGAQYSIGTLFSSITRFLGFVPNNDEYKVMGLAGYAEPPTPNPFVENLLRLHDDGRYTFTKPLQTDNLHSHDALFEEYFGPFEDTLEYTSRVAAAAQEMLNVATAHQVRHLEKRTDLDRLLFEGGVALNCLNNTPMFEGSRFEDMQVSFGASDTGITIGAAAHAWLGHPDTGPEDIRAASAPVSPYLGPAYDEAAIEEALEGFTDRVVVSRLEDDEVIGHVAQLLREKVVIGWFDGRMEHGPRALGHRSILANPGFDDIKDIINTRVKHREPFRPFAPLVLEEQAPKIFDMGRKTSSPYMTFVFPVRDEYKDRIPGAVHVDGTSRIQTLTDEGTPRLTALLRKFIELTDTPCLINTSFNVAGEPIVLTPTDALNCFMGTEIDYLILGNHVIAKTDRVNQ from the coding sequence GTGTCGGAGTTCTTCTCCGAACGCTTCGGTGCGACCGGAATCAACAAGCACTACCTCTTGGGCCACGACGCCGCGGCCGCAGTCCTGGTGGACGGCCGCCTGGTCGCCGCGGTGGAGGAAGAGCGCCTCAACCGGGAGAAGAAGACCACCGACTTCCCCGCGAACGCGATCGACTGGTGCCTGAAGGAAGCCGGGATCACGTTCGACGACGTCGACCTGTTCGCCTTCCCCTGGAACTGGTCCGCCCAGGTTCTGGACGAGATCCGGGACGGCATCAGCAGCTCGCCGATCCCGGAGGACGCGAAGACCCGCCTCATCGCCGACATGGCCGACCTGTTCGACCAGGTCGTCAGCCACGAAGCGATCCTCGCGGACTTCGAAGCCCGCACCGGGCACCGCCCGGACCCGGCCAAGGTCCGCTTCGTTCCCCACCACTTGGCCCACGCCACGACCGGCTACTACCTCGCCGGCATGAAGGACGCCGCGTTCCTCGTGAGCGACGGCCGCGCCGAACGCTTCTCGACCCTGACGGGCGAGATCCGCGAGGGCCGGATCACCGTCTTCGACGACACCGTCACCGGCGCCCAGTACTCCATCGGCACCCTGTTCTCCTCCATCACCCGCTTCCTCGGCTTCGTCCCGAACAACGACGAGTACAAGGTGATGGGTCTGGCCGGATACGCCGAGCCCCCGACTCCGAACCCGTTCGTCGAGAACCTGCTGAGGCTCCACGACGACGGCCGGTACACCTTCACCAAGCCCCTTCAGACCGACAACCTCCACAGTCACGACGCCCTGTTCGAGGAGTACTTCGGGCCGTTCGAGGACACCCTCGAATACACGTCCCGCGTCGCCGCCGCCGCGCAGGAGATGCTGAACGTCGCCACCGCCCACCAGGTCCGTCACCTGGAGAAGAGGACGGATCTCGACCGGCTGTTGTTCGAGGGCGGCGTCGCCCTGAACTGCCTGAACAACACCCCGATGTTCGAGGGTTCCCGGTTCGAGGACATGCAGGTCAGCTTCGGCGCCTCGGACACCGGCATCACCATCGGAGCCGCGGCCCACGCCTGGCTGGGCCACCCCGACACCGGCCCCGAGGACATCCGCGCCGCCTCCGCACCGGTCTCCCCCTATCTGGGCCCGGCGTACGACGAAGCCGCGATCGAGGAGGCCCTCGAAGGCTTCACCGACCGTGTCGTCGTCTCGCGCCTGGAGGATGACGAGGTCATCGGGCACGTGGCGCAGCTGCTGAGGGAGAAGGTCGTCATCGGCTGGTTCGACGGCCGCATGGAGCACGGGCCGCGCGCGCTGGGGCACCGCAGCATCCTCGCGAACCCCGGCTTCGACGACATCAAGGACATCATCAACACGCGGGTCAAGCACCGCGAACCGTTCCGCCCGTTCGCTCCCCTCGTCCTCGAGGAGCAGGCGCCGAAGATCTTCGACATGGGGCGCAAGACCAGTTCCCCGTACATGACGTTCGTCTTCCCCGTCCGCGACGAGTACAAGGACCGCATCCCCGGCGCCGTACACGTGGACGGCACCTCCCGCATCCAGACCCTGACGGACGAGGGAACCCCTCGGCTCACGGCACTGCTGCGGAAGTTCATCGAACTCACCGACACGCCCTGCCTGATCAACACCTCGTTCAACGTCGCCGGCGAACCCATCGTCCTCACGCCCACCGACGCCCTGAACTGCTTCATGGGCACCGAGATCGACTATCTGATCCTCGGGAACCACGTCATCGCCAAGACCGACCGCGTCAACCAGTAG
- a CDS encoding ABC transporter ATP-binding protein, whose product MPALSPSSASPSPTEPAARATGLTKVYGKGDTRVTALDAVSVDFPRGRFTAVMGPSGSGKSTLMHCLAGLDRPTAGSARIGGTELTSLTERQLTALRRDKVGFVFQGFNLLPTLTALENITLPLRIAGRRPDAKWLEVVVATVGLAGRLGHRPAELSGGQQQRVAVARALVSRPEIVFADEPTGNLDSRSGAEILGFLRDSVRELGQTVVMVTHDPAAAAHADRVVFLADGQVVDELHEPTSGAVLDRMLRFEAQDRTH is encoded by the coding sequence ATGCCAGCACTCTCCCCCTCCTCCGCCTCCCCCTCCCCCACCGAACCCGCTGCCCGGGCCACGGGCCTGACGAAGGTGTACGGAAAGGGGGACACCCGGGTCACCGCCTTGGACGCGGTGTCCGTCGACTTCCCCCGGGGCCGGTTCACGGCGGTCATGGGCCCCTCCGGCTCCGGCAAGTCCACCCTGATGCACTGTCTGGCCGGGCTGGACCGGCCCACCGCCGGTTCGGCGCGCATCGGCGGCACCGAGCTGACCTCCCTCACGGAACGGCAACTCACCGCCCTGCGGCGGGACAAGGTGGGCTTCGTCTTCCAGGGCTTCAACCTGCTGCCCACCCTCACCGCGCTGGAGAACATCACCCTGCCACTGCGCATCGCCGGGCGCCGGCCCGACGCGAAGTGGCTGGAGGTGGTCGTCGCCACCGTCGGGCTGGCGGGCCGGCTGGGCCACCGGCCCGCCGAGCTGTCCGGCGGGCAACAGCAGCGGGTGGCGGTGGCCCGTGCGCTGGTCTCCCGGCCCGAGATCGTCTTCGCCGACGAGCCGACGGGGAACCTCGACTCGCGCTCCGGCGCCGAGATCCTCGGCTTCCTGCGCGATTCCGTACGGGAGTTGGGGCAGACGGTGGTGATGGTCACCCACGATCCGGCGGCCGCCGCACACGCGGACCGGGTGGTGTTCCTGGCCGACGGCCAGGTCGTCGACGAACTGCACGAGCCGACCTCCGGCGCCGTACTCGACCGAATGCTCCGCTTCGAAGCCCAGGACCGTACGCACTGA
- a CDS encoding sensor histidine kinase, translating to MARTSPFRRSVRPRPAAGEGSGSVVRGIVETAAVGLAGLCVYGALGRLGDLPHPGFQLLVFAAGVGLFPLRGRFPSAVLPALAALTGLVPALGPVTAATAYTVARRSARARRRTRLLAAAGGLVTVVAAAAGPRLGPGSAWYGLAAGLVLAAAAVIVPGLVGTVRGQQQRLLRALRERGDAAERSRRLADSEARIHERSRIAAEMHDLVGHRLSLISLYAGGLELSLERAEPGLREEAVLVRRTTRDAMRELRQALGVLGPLGRDTGSEVLTDATGTRADIETLVAGSGDGGIAVALDWTGPDLDARPARVRRAVHRVVREALTNVHKYAPSAHVTVTVAHEDEEVRVAVRNGAPPGPAAPGPVAPAGEEGTGRGLTGLRERVELLGGTFDAAPLPSGGFRVEAVVPAEPGDAPAQVSAQVSARLSAPEAPAGSGAPERRTAEVLTLACGLVTLCVLMILGLGFVYAAHPTGHRGPAPLPRVGDTYLDVTGAGVSDNKAVRAAATGHEPPRPAGAVGCVYPFNGATETRPGTLTIARYCFDASQRLIAIDRFDVPSVRDATPWETP from the coding sequence GTGGCACGTACCAGCCCTTTCCGGCGTTCCGTCCGCCCTCGCCCGGCTGCCGGAGAGGGCTCGGGCTCGGTCGTGCGCGGGATCGTGGAGACGGCTGCCGTGGGGCTCGCGGGGCTGTGTGTGTACGGCGCGCTCGGCCGTCTCGGGGATCTGCCGCACCCCGGGTTCCAGTTGCTGGTGTTCGCGGCCGGGGTCGGGCTGTTCCCGCTGCGCGGCCGGTTCCCGTCCGCCGTGCTGCCCGCGCTCGCCGCGCTCACCGGGCTCGTGCCCGCGCTCGGGCCGGTCACGGCGGCGACCGCCTACACCGTGGCGCGCCGCTCCGCTCGGGCGCGCCGGCGGACGCGGCTGCTCGCGGCGGCCGGCGGGCTCGTCACGGTGGTCGCGGCGGCGGCCGGGCCCCGGCTCGGGCCGGGATCGGCTTGGTACGGGCTCGCGGCCGGCCTGGTCCTCGCGGCGGCCGCCGTGATCGTCCCCGGCCTGGTGGGCACGGTACGGGGGCAGCAGCAGCGCCTGCTGCGGGCCCTGCGCGAGCGCGGCGACGCCGCGGAACGGTCCCGCCGGCTCGCCGACAGCGAGGCCCGCATCCACGAGCGCTCCCGCATCGCCGCCGAGATGCACGACCTGGTGGGCCACCGGCTCAGCCTCATCTCGCTCTACGCCGGCGGGCTGGAGCTGTCGCTGGAGCGGGCCGAGCCCGGGCTGCGCGAGGAGGCGGTCCTCGTACGGCGGACCACCCGGGACGCGATGCGGGAGCTGCGGCAGGCCCTCGGGGTGCTCGGGCCGCTCGGCCGGGACACCGGGTCCGAGGTGCTCACGGACGCCACCGGCACCCGGGCCGACATCGAGACGCTGGTGGCCGGATCCGGCGACGGGGGCATCGCCGTGGCGCTCGACTGGACGGGCCCGGACCTCGACGCCCGCCCGGCACGGGTGCGGCGGGCCGTGCACCGGGTCGTCCGGGAGGCCCTGACCAACGTGCACAAGTACGCCCCCTCGGCGCACGTCACCGTGACGGTCGCGCACGAGGACGAGGAGGTACGGGTGGCCGTGCGCAACGGCGCACCGCCCGGGCCGGCGGCGCCCGGGCCCGTGGCACCCGCGGGCGAGGAGGGCACCGGGCGCGGGCTCACCGGTCTCCGGGAGCGGGTCGAGCTGCTCGGCGGGACCTTCGACGCCGCCCCGCTGCCCTCCGGCGGGTTCCGGGTGGAGGCGGTCGTCCCGGCCGAGCCCGGCGACGCCCCCGCCCAGGTCTCCGCCCAGGTCTCCGCCCGGCTCTCCGCTCCGGAGGCCCCAGCCGGGTCCGGCGCGCCCGAGCGGCGGACGGCCGAGGTGCTGACGCTCGCCTGCGGGCTGGTGACCCTGTGCGTGCTGATGATCCTCGGGCTCGGCTTCGTGTACGCCGCCCACCCGACCGGCCACCGCGGACCGGCCCCGCTGCCCCGCGTCGGCGACACCTACCTGGACGTGACCGGGGCGGGAGTGTCGGACAACAAGGCGGTCCGGGCCGCGGCCACCGGCCACGAGCCGCCGCGCCCGGCCGGTGCGGTCGGCTGCGTCTATCCGTTCAACGGCGCCACCGAGACCCGCCCCGGCACCCTGACCATCGCCCGCTACTGCTTCGACGCCTCGCAACGCCTGATCGCCATCGACCGTTTCGACGTCCCGTCGGTCCGGGACGCCACGCCCTGGGAGACCCCGTGA